One part of the Cyclobacteriaceae bacterium genome encodes these proteins:
- a CDS encoding four helix bundle protein, whose translation MAKINTFEDLEVWKKASELSIAIFELTQIGSFSKDYSLKDPINKTTGSIMDNIAEGFDRGGNREFIQFLSIAKGSAAEVRSQLYRALDRNHINPSEFELLKEKTVDVGKQLSGFMTYLSKSEMKGSKYVSEPSEDYG comes from the coding sequence AAGTTTGGAAAAAAGCCAGTGAACTCTCAATAGCCATCTTTGAGCTCACTCAAATTGGGAGTTTTTCAAAGGATTACTCTTTGAAAGATCCAATTAATAAGACGACCGGATCAATCATGGATAATATAGCAGAAGGTTTTGACAGAGGTGGAAACAGGGAGTTCATTCAATTCCTTTCCATAGCCAAAGGTTCTGCTGCGGAAGTAAGATCACAACTCTATCGCGCGCTCGATCGGAACCATATTAATCCATCTGAATTTGAATTATTAAAAGAAAAAACGGTTGATGTGGGTAAACAACTATCGGGCTTCATGACTTATCTGAGTAAATCTGAAATGAAAGGTTCTAAATACGTTAGCGAACCGAGTGAAGACTATGGGTAA
- the sufC gene encoding Fe-S cluster assembly ATPase SufC — MLSIKNLHAKIEDNQILNGLNLEVKAGEVHAIMGPNGSGKSTLASVLAGREEFEVTEGIVDYLGKNLLELAPEERAREGVFLAFQYPVEIPGVSTINFMKTAVNQVREGRGQAPLDAVSFLSLMKEKMKLVEIDQSLLNRSLNEGFSGGEKKRNEIFQMAMLEPKLAILDETDSGLDIDALRIVANGVNKLRDKNKAIIVVTHYQRLLEYIVPDFVHVLYKGKIVKSGNKDLALELEAKGYDWIKDEVAVV; from the coding sequence ATGTTGTCGATAAAAAATTTACACGCAAAGATTGAAGATAATCAGATACTAAATGGTTTAAACCTGGAAGTGAAAGCTGGTGAAGTGCATGCCATTATGGGCCCTAACGGTTCAGGCAAAAGCACGTTAGCATCTGTATTGGCTGGTCGTGAGGAGTTTGAAGTGACTGAGGGGATTGTTGATTACCTGGGCAAAAACCTACTTGAACTTGCACCGGAAGAACGCGCACGCGAAGGTGTTTTCTTAGCCTTTCAATACCCGGTTGAAATTCCAGGCGTGAGCACCATCAACTTTATGAAAACTGCTGTAAACCAGGTGCGTGAAGGTCGCGGACAAGCACCTTTGGATGCCGTCTCTTTCCTGAGCTTGATGAAAGAAAAAATGAAACTGGTTGAAATTGATCAATCCCTTTTAAACCGTTCGCTAAACGAAGGTTTCTCAGGTGGAGAAAAGAAACGCAATGAAATTTTTCAAATGGCCATGCTGGAACCAAAGCTTGCCATCTTAGATGAAACAGATTCAGGTCTTGACATTGACGCCTTGCGTATTGTGGCCAATGGCGTGAACAAACTTCGCGATAAGAACAAAGCAATTATTGTTGTAACCCATTATCAGCGACTGCTCGAATACATAGTTCCTGATTTTGTTCATGTACTGTACAAAGGAAAAATTGTAAAATCCGGAAACAAGGATCTTGCCTTAGAACTGGAGGCGAAAGGTTACGACTGGATTAAAGATGAAGTAGCTGTAGTGTAG
- the sufD gene encoding Fe-S cluster assembly protein SufD, with the protein MSTTTETTPLLADILASIKPEAGLRADALAILEQLGLPGNKSEEYKFTPITRLLEKNFSFGETSRETNISNIDEFLIPDLEGNTLIFINGVFSEELSTYNHKELHIKPIDGKEKGFASLADFKSDALVAWNTAAWTSGISLDVSANTEVHKPVILHYINDTTQGDAKSFTRNIIRLGKSSKLTVVEKQDTVGTHAGFSNVVTEGFVEANAELHLYSIHADGGKRIHFSQTTIWQDRDSRVNTFTLTLDGKLIRNNLQLILDGEGCESHMNGLYILQGDTLADNHTVVDHRKPNANSNELYKGVIDGNGKGVFNGKIYVRPDAQKTNAFQSNRNILLSDKATVNTKPQLEIWADDVKCSHGCTTGQLDEEAMFYLQARGIDKVTARAMMLYAFAGEVLEKISSEPLRNYFDSLISERLHKNF; encoded by the coding sequence ATGAGCACAACAACCGAAACAACTCCCCTTCTCGCTGATATTCTTGCCTCCATCAAACCTGAGGCAGGCTTAAGGGCTGATGCGCTTGCCATACTTGAACAACTCGGTCTGCCCGGTAATAAAAGCGAAGAATACAAGTTCACGCCTATAACCCGTTTGTTGGAGAAAAACTTTTCATTTGGTGAGACGAGTCGCGAAACCAATATTTCAAATATTGATGAATTTCTTATCCCCGACCTTGAAGGCAACACCCTGATATTTATAAACGGAGTCTTCTCAGAAGAACTTTCAACATATAATCACAAGGAGCTTCACATCAAACCAATTGATGGTAAAGAAAAAGGATTCGCTTCATTAGCAGATTTTAAATCCGATGCTTTGGTGGCCTGGAATACTGCAGCATGGACCAGTGGAATTTCACTCGATGTTTCTGCCAATACAGAAGTTCATAAGCCTGTTATCCTACATTACATTAATGACACTACGCAGGGTGATGCTAAATCCTTTACCCGAAACATTATACGATTGGGCAAGAGCAGTAAACTTACCGTTGTTGAAAAGCAGGATACCGTTGGAACACATGCCGGATTTTCTAATGTTGTTACCGAAGGCTTCGTAGAAGCGAATGCCGAGTTACATCTTTACAGTATCCATGCAGATGGCGGAAAGCGAATTCATTTTAGTCAAACCACCATCTGGCAAGATCGCGACAGCCGGGTAAACACATTCACCCTTACGCTGGATGGCAAGCTCATACGCAATAACCTGCAATTGATACTGGATGGTGAAGGCTGCGAGTCGCATATGAACGGATTGTATATTCTTCAGGGGGACACACTGGCGGATAATCACACCGTTGTTGATCACAGAAAGCCAAATGCCAACAGTAACGAATTGTACAAAGGCGTAATCGATGGTAATGGTAAGGGCGTGTTCAATGGAAAAATCTATGTTCGCCCCGATGCACAAAAGACCAATGCCTTTCAGTCGAACCGGAATATTTTACTTTCCGATAAAGCAACCGTAAACACCAAACCCCAACTTGAAATTTGGGCCGATGATGTAAAATGTTCACACGGCTGCACTACCGGCCAGTTAGATGAAGAGGCTATGTTCTACCTGCAAGCACGAGGAATTGATAAAGTAACCGCTCGTGCCATGATGTTATACGCGTTTGCAGGGGAAGTTTTAGAAAAGATCAGTTCTGAACCCTTGAGAAACTATTTCGATTCATTGATCAGCGAACGCCTTCATAAAAACTTTTAA
- a CDS encoding cysteine desulfurase, translated as MNSTKIRQQFPVLHQQVNGKPLVYFDNAATSQKPVSVINALVDYYKGYNANIHRGIHTLAEKATKAFEDTRHSAKAFINASSEQDIVFVRGVTEAVNLVASTYGRAFVKAGDDIIISGLEHHSNIVPWQMLCEEKQASLKVIPVLKNGELDLDAFKKLLSATTKIVSVNHASNSLGTINPIKEIIDLAHETGAVVLIDGAQAGAHLEIDVQALNCDFYCLSAHKMYGPTGVGILYGKKELLEKMPPYQGGGEMIKEVTYQKTTYSDLPYKFEAGTPNIADVVAFNFALQFINELGKENIAAHEHELLSYATEKVSALKGVKLIGTAKNKVSVLSFLIDGIHPFDIGQMLDTRGIAVRTGHHCTQPLMDHFGVEGTVRASFAVYNTKQEIDSLVEGLDRIINFMSSK; from the coding sequence TTGAATAGTACAAAAATACGGCAGCAATTTCCGGTACTTCACCAGCAGGTAAATGGAAAACCACTGGTGTATTTCGACAATGCCGCCACCAGTCAGAAGCCGGTAAGTGTAATAAATGCATTAGTGGATTACTATAAAGGCTATAACGCCAATATCCATCGTGGCATTCACACACTGGCCGAGAAAGCAACCAAAGCATTCGAAGATACCCGGCACTCAGCAAAAGCATTTATCAATGCCAGTTCCGAACAGGATATAGTATTTGTACGTGGCGTTACTGAAGCTGTCAACCTGGTAGCATCGACTTACGGAAGAGCATTTGTAAAAGCAGGTGATGACATTATTATTTCCGGACTGGAACATCATTCCAACATTGTTCCGTGGCAAATGCTCTGTGAAGAAAAACAGGCCTCACTAAAAGTTATTCCTGTTTTGAAAAATGGCGAATTGGATTTAGATGCTTTTAAAAAACTGCTATCCGCTACAACAAAAATTGTTTCGGTTAACCATGCATCCAACAGCTTGGGTACGATTAATCCGATTAAGGAAATCATTGATCTTGCCCATGAAACAGGTGCAGTGGTGTTGATTGATGGTGCACAAGCAGGCGCCCATCTTGAAATTGATGTACAGGCATTGAACTGCGATTTTTATTGCTTGTCGGCCCACAAGATGTACGGCCCAACAGGGGTTGGAATTCTTTACGGCAAAAAGGAACTACTGGAAAAGATGCCTCCCTACCAGGGCGGTGGTGAAATGATCAAAGAAGTAACCTATCAAAAAACTACGTACAGCGATTTGCCCTATAAGTTTGAAGCCGGCACACCCAATATTGCCGATGTGGTGGCTTTTAATTTTGCTTTGCAATTCATTAATGAATTAGGCAAAGAGAATATAGCAGCTCATGAGCATGAACTGCTCTCCTATGCTACTGAAAAAGTATCAGCGCTTAAGGGTGTAAAACTTATTGGCACTGCAAAAAACAAAGTAAGTGTGCTTTCTTTTCTTATTGATGGCATTCATCCATTCGACATCGGACAAATGCTGGATACCCGCGGAATTGCCGTTCGAACCGGACACCATTGCACACAACCGTTAATGGATCACTTTGGTGTTGAGGGAACCGTGCGGGCCTCCTTCGCAGTATATAATACAAAACAGGAAATTGATAGTTTGGTGGAAGGGCTGGACAGAATCATTAACTTCATGTCATCAAAATAA
- a CDS encoding SufE family protein: MATITTIQDEIISEFALLDGDMEMTVFYLMELGQKLPPMDEADKTEDNIVKGCQSKVWLTAALEHEKIYFAADSNTAITKGLVSLLVRIFNGQHPDDILNADLYFMHKIGMERFIGTQRSNGFAAMIKQMKLYALAFKTKQEA, from the coding sequence ATGGCCACCATCACCACCATACAAGATGAAATAATCAGCGAGTTTGCCTTACTGGATGGCGACATGGAGATGACCGTGTTTTATCTGATGGAACTCGGGCAGAAATTACCACCCATGGATGAAGCAGATAAAACTGAAGACAATATTGTAAAAGGCTGCCAGTCGAAGGTGTGGTTAACGGCTGCGCTGGAGCATGAAAAAATTTATTTTGCAGCCGACAGCAATACGGCAATTACAAAAGGTCTGGTAAGCTTGTTGGTCAGAATATTCAACGGTCAGCATCCGGATGATATTCTGAATGCCGATTTATATTTTATGCATAAAATTGGCATGGAACGGTTTATCGGAACGCAACGTTCCAATGGTTTTGCCGCTATGATCAAGCAGATGAAATTGTATGCACTGGCGTTTAAAACCAAACAGGAAGCATGA
- a CDS encoding DUF59 domain-containing protein codes for MIETTNDSKPKNEIDIPNLKEKIVQAIKTVYDPEIPVDVYELGLIYEINVYPINNVYVLMTLTSPSCPSAEVIPGEVEMKIKGIEGINDVKVEITFDPPYSQDMMSEAAKLELGFM; via the coding sequence ATGATTGAAACAACAAACGATAGCAAACCAAAAAACGAAATTGATATTCCAAACCTGAAGGAGAAAATCGTTCAGGCCATCAAAACGGTATACGACCCGGAAATACCGGTTGATGTTTACGAGCTCGGATTAATTTACGAAATCAACGTATATCCAATCAACAACGTTTATGTTTTAATGACGCTTACTTCTCCATCCTGCCCCTCGGCAGAAGTAATACCCGGAGAAGTAGAAATGAAGATTAAAGGTATCGAAGGTATTAACGATGTAAAAGTGGAAATCACCTTCGACCCACCTTATTCACAGGATATGATGAGCGAGGCTGCTAAACTGGAACTAGGCTTTATGTAA
- a CDS encoding BrxA/BrxB family bacilliredoxin, translating into MYPEPLVAPMRADLTTAGFTELKTAADVDNHLKDHKGTTLLVINSVCGCAAGAARPGVRWAIEQSTKKPDHLTTVFAGVDKEAVAKAREYTLPYPPSSPSIALFKDGELVHFVERHHIEGRNAQMIGNHLLEVFEEYC; encoded by the coding sequence ATGTATCCCGAACCATTAGTAGCCCCCATGCGGGCCGATTTAACCACTGCAGGGTTTACTGAATTGAAAACCGCTGCAGATGTCGATAACCACTTAAAAGACCATAAAGGAACCACCCTGCTTGTAATTAACAGCGTTTGTGGCTGCGCAGCAGGCGCTGCACGGCCAGGTGTGCGTTGGGCTATTGAACAGTCCACCAAGAAACCTGATCACCTGACTACCGTGTTTGCCGGTGTAGATAAGGAAGCTGTGGCAAAGGCAAGAGAATACACACTGCCCTATCCACCATCTTCTCCATCTATTGCCTTATTTAAAGACGGTGAGTTGGTTCACTTTGTTGAACGTCATCATATTGAAGGGCGCAATGCACAAATGATCGGCAATCATTTGTTGGAAGTGTTTGAAGAGTATTGTTAA
- a CDS encoding glycerate kinase, translating into MNILIAPDKFKGTLTASQVCNAIEAGLNKSGKEFRIRKFPLADGGDGTLDIFLYHQQGVLIEVEVHDPLMRKIKAVYALSKDGKTAFIEMAKSSGLMLLKLEEHNPLKSSSYGTGELISHALSKGAEQIIIGIGGSATNDAALGAAEALGFQFFDSAGNRVSPDGESLAKIVRIDRSNVHPRLEQVLLTAICDVTNPFYGEHGAAFVYAPQKGASPADVIRLDYGLRQIAVFFNEQFGIDVQAIPGAGAGGGFAGGAYALFGAELKRGIDVVFELTSFNEAIAWADVVITGEGKFDQQSLQGKVVDGVVRRAKKSGKKVYVVCGQNEIGEAAWKSLGVERVDSLTEFIGKEKALLESKSGLEELAFSVMSQYL; encoded by the coding sequence ATGAACATCCTGATTGCCCCTGATAAATTCAAAGGTACACTAACGGCCTCGCAGGTGTGCAATGCCATTGAAGCGGGATTAAACAAATCAGGAAAAGAATTTAGGATTCGAAAATTTCCGTTGGCCGATGGGGGCGATGGCACATTGGATATTTTTCTTTATCACCAACAGGGTGTACTTATTGAAGTGGAGGTTCATGATCCGCTCATGCGAAAGATAAAAGCTGTTTATGCGCTGTCGAAAGATGGTAAAACAGCCTTTATTGAAATGGCAAAGTCGAGTGGGTTGATGTTATTAAAACTGGAGGAGCACAATCCATTAAAATCCAGTTCTTACGGAACGGGAGAGTTAATCAGCCATGCGCTGAGCAAGGGTGCTGAACAAATTATAATCGGGATTGGTGGCAGCGCTACCAACGATGCTGCTTTGGGTGCAGCGGAGGCTTTGGGGTTTCAATTTTTTGATTCGGCTGGCAATCGTGTAAGCCCTGATGGGGAATCACTTGCAAAAATTGTACGCATTGACCGAAGTAATGTTCATCCACGACTGGAGCAAGTTTTGCTGACCGCCATCTGCGATGTAACCAATCCGTTTTATGGTGAACATGGTGCTGCTTTTGTTTATGCGCCTCAAAAGGGTGCTTCACCTGCTGACGTTATCAGATTGGATTATGGGTTGCGGCAAATTGCCGTGTTTTTTAATGAACAATTTGGGATTGATGTTCAAGCAATACCGGGTGCAGGTGCCGGGGGTGGTTTTGCGGGTGGGGCATATGCGCTGTTTGGCGCTGAGCTTAAACGTGGAATAGACGTGGTATTTGAACTAACCAGCTTTAATGAGGCAATTGCCTGGGCTGATGTTGTGATTACTGGTGAAGGAAAGTTTGATCAGCAATCCTTACAGGGCAAAGTAGTGGACGGGGTGGTTAGACGCGCAAAGAAGTCTGGGAAGAAAGTATACGTTGTATGCGGACAAAACGAAATAGGCGAAGCAGCGTGGAAATCGCTGGGTGTAGAACGAGTTGATTCTCTTACAGAATTTATTGGAAAAGAAAAAGCACTTTTGGAAAGCAAGAGTGGACTGGAGGAACTTGCCTTCTCAGTGATGAGCCAATATCTGTAA
- a CDS encoding GntP family permease — protein sequence MSEYYYVLLLLLTIGFIILSGSYLKWHPFLSLVVAAIGFGLLAGIPLLQLVSAMGSGFGTLLGAIGLIVVLGSILGTVLEESGSVQRLGNALQKQARGNPSLGISFLGMILGIPVFCDSGFIILVSLAKSISAAAKIPLPAMTLSLSGGLYTTHTLVPPTPGPVAAAGNLGVSSSLGLIILLGIVISIPVVFVAHYYARRIGKYLHFEITTHQTEARPIQGSLYKSLLLLALPVVLIATASLLELLYKGDSFIFTILRFAGNPMIALLLTVSLALIFFQSQKQSRVWIEKGIRQAGPILVLTGCGGALGAVLKASPIADMISAWAKDQTLSGMGFLFIGFLISSLFKTAQGSSTSAIVIVSALMAPLTIEAGFSDPIELSLLVLAIGAGSMAVSHANDSYFWVVSQFSGFDLSTAYRGITIMSLIQGVTALLMVLLLYLIVV from the coding sequence ATGAGTGAATACTATTATGTTTTACTATTGCTTCTTACCATCGGCTTCATTATTCTTTCGGGCAGCTATCTTAAATGGCATCCGTTTTTAAGCTTAGTAGTGGCTGCTATTGGTTTTGGTTTGCTTGCCGGCATTCCACTTCTTCAACTAGTTTCTGCAATGGGTTCAGGCTTTGGCACATTGCTTGGAGCCATCGGACTCATTGTTGTACTCGGCAGCATCCTGGGAACAGTACTGGAAGAATCAGGCTCCGTTCAGCGCTTAGGCAATGCTTTACAAAAACAAGCCAGAGGTAATCCTTCGCTGGGCATTTCTTTTCTGGGGATGATATTAGGCATTCCTGTTTTCTGCGATTCGGGATTTATCATACTAGTAAGTCTTGCTAAATCCATTTCTGCAGCTGCAAAAATTCCATTACCTGCCATGACCTTGAGTTTGTCAGGTGGGTTATATACAACACATACATTAGTACCGCCCACGCCCGGACCGGTAGCAGCTGCTGGTAACCTGGGTGTAAGCAGTTCCCTGGGGCTTATTATATTATTGGGTATAGTGATTTCCATTCCGGTGGTGTTTGTTGCTCACTATTACGCCAGGCGTATTGGTAAATATTTACATTTTGAAATCACCACACATCAAACAGAAGCTCGGCCGATTCAAGGTTCCCTGTATAAATCTTTGTTGCTACTGGCATTACCCGTTGTCCTTATTGCTACAGCTTCACTATTGGAACTGTTGTATAAAGGAGATAGTTTCATTTTTACTATTCTTCGATTTGCCGGCAACCCCATGATAGCTTTGTTACTTACAGTTTCATTGGCACTTATTTTCTTTCAATCACAAAAGCAATCCAGGGTGTGGATTGAAAAAGGAATTCGTCAGGCAGGGCCAATATTGGTATTGACCGGATGTGGCGGGGCATTGGGGGCGGTGTTGAAAGCCAGTCCGATAGCCGATATGATCAGCGCATGGGCAAAGGATCAAACACTTTCCGGTATGGGTTTTTTGTTCATTGGATTTTTGATCAGTTCACTGTTTAAAACGGCACAAGGCTCCAGTACAAGCGCCATTGTCATTGTGAGCGCGTTAATGGCACCACTTACCATAGAGGCAGGGTTTAGTGACCCGATAGAATTATCGTTGTTGGTGCTGGCCATTGGGGCGGGATCAATGGCCGTTTCACATGCCAATGATTCCTACTTCTGGGTGGTGTCGCAGTTCAGCGGGTTCGATCTGAGTACTGCCTATCGTGGCATTACCATAATGTCTCTTATTCAAGGGGTAACTGCATTACTTATGGTTTTACTTCTTTATCTCATCGTGGTATGA